One Gimesia aquarii DNA segment encodes these proteins:
- a CDS encoding HD-GYP domain-containing protein, producing MNHSNRLLRWLAPSIREEREEWKALRLKSEPAAVIESGDAQLQKLSSTYRELKQQNLELTVPKPQRTLIQLQNRIQVILERCRLYLGSEPTHSLCPPQLPILERILNSVREEQQYIKQQLLLSQTVLHYVSQFKEATQEIWTKPFCSPNYLLNLLRKIKNDDVHLTSPGEFLFLSIEDFLAVAHERFSDEDMPVYIRGLETARLIYFVSRQHEDWQKNVDFLMLAGLLHDFGWLMLKHQNPDKDASQSKLLHDERGEHPVLGAALLGGLRGFPGDSSLSEVISQHHERLDGTGYPRRLHTYALNEHSRRMAVVCRYLELKNNRRELTADGIRSYDMEEVAFAAALQLYREAKRGEWDQRTVDHTLSALDTNLPEALRETDQKNDLFSLKRFQHYRQDASHTQPMKPHIHSSSKHESVKQASENQQES from the coding sequence GTGAATCATTCCAACAGATTACTCCGCTGGCTTGCCCCCTCAATTCGTGAGGAACGTGAAGAATGGAAGGCGCTTCGTTTGAAATCAGAGCCAGCAGCGGTGATTGAGTCTGGTGATGCACAGTTACAAAAGCTCAGCAGCACATATCGGGAACTGAAACAGCAAAATCTGGAACTCACCGTACCCAAGCCACAACGCACGCTCATTCAGTTACAAAATCGTATTCAAGTCATTCTAGAACGTTGTCGGCTTTACCTCGGTTCTGAACCGACCCATTCACTTTGCCCCCCACAGTTACCCATTTTAGAACGAATTCTCAACTCTGTTCGAGAAGAACAACAATACATCAAACAACAATTACTGCTGAGTCAAACGGTTTTGCATTATGTGAGCCAATTCAAAGAGGCCACGCAAGAGATCTGGACAAAACCATTTTGCAGCCCGAACTACCTGTTGAATCTGTTGAGAAAAATTAAAAACGATGATGTGCATTTGACTTCCCCGGGTGAGTTTCTATTTCTCTCAATCGAAGATTTTCTAGCCGTTGCCCATGAACGGTTCTCGGATGAAGACATGCCCGTTTACATACGTGGTTTGGAAACTGCGCGATTAATTTACTTCGTCAGCAGGCAGCATGAAGACTGGCAGAAAAATGTTGACTTTCTGATGCTGGCCGGTTTATTGCACGATTTTGGCTGGTTGATGTTGAAACATCAGAATCCTGATAAAGATGCTTCTCAAAGCAAGCTCTTGCATGATGAACGAGGCGAACATCCAGTCCTGGGAGCGGCATTGCTCGGAGGATTGCGTGGCTTTCCGGGAGACTCGTCTCTATCTGAAGTGATCTCTCAACATCACGAACGGCTTGATGGCACTGGTTATCCGCGCAGGTTACACACTTATGCCTTAAACGAACATTCGCGACGCATGGCAGTGGTTTGTCGCTATCTGGAGCTGAAAAACAACCGGCGGGAGTTGACGGCCGACGGTATTCGATCTTACGACATGGAAGAGGTAGCATTTGCAGCAGCATTGCAACTTTATCGGGAAGCAAAACGTGGTGAATGGGATCAACGGACCGTCGACCATACTCTGTCAGCTCTTGACACAAATCTGCCAGAAGCATTGAGAGAAACCGACCAGAAGAATGATCTGTTTTCCCTCAAGCGTTTTCAACACTATCGCCAGGACGCATCACACACGCAGCCAATGAAACCTCATATTCATTCCAGTTCAAAGCATGAATCAGTCAAACAGGCTTCAGAGAACCAACAAGAGTCATGA
- a CDS encoding FHA domain-containing protein — translation MPILHTVIQIEQGKALIEAIAPQPKLLLNGIPIQTSPLSDDDSISIGPIEFVFRVARPQLSMSTPIARLSGSPLETSAHITPDKRDHSMTNETTLKNLSASELVDLMEQDFQLIQQYENRRNQGAAALLSHVHQMKEKQEEQLQDQEVLSEQEQLELLADLEAMMEELTQFSEELQQRADQLTNREKQYESAAASLLETQEKLASQLDRTLDHVGSIEKDHNDDGESKRAIA, via the coding sequence ATGCCAATCTTGCATACGGTGATCCAGATCGAACAGGGTAAAGCCCTGATCGAAGCCATTGCTCCTCAACCAAAACTTTTACTCAATGGAATTCCAATTCAGACATCACCTCTGTCTGATGACGATTCCATTAGCATTGGGCCCATCGAATTTGTTTTTCGTGTAGCCCGTCCACAATTATCAATGAGCACTCCCATTGCTAGATTATCTGGTTCGCCACTTGAGACGAGCGCTCATATCACTCCGGACAAAAGAGATCACTCAATGACGAATGAAACTACTCTTAAAAACCTGTCTGCATCTGAGCTTGTTGACTTGATGGAGCAGGACTTCCAATTGATCCAACAATATGAAAATCGAAGAAACCAGGGAGCTGCTGCGTTACTGTCACACGTTCATCAAATGAAAGAAAAACAGGAAGAACAGCTTCAGGATCAGGAAGTACTTTCTGAGCAGGAGCAATTAGAGCTGCTGGCTGATCTCGAAGCGATGATGGAAGAATTGACTCAATTTTCCGAAGAGCTGCAACAACGAGCTGACCAGTTAACCAACCGTGAAAAACAATACGAGTCTGCTGCCGCTTCGCTACTGGAAACCCAAGAGAAACTCGCCTCACAACTTGACCGAACTCTGGATCATGTAGGATCGATCGAGAAAGACCATAACGATGATGGCGAATCAAAACGTGCGATTGCCTAA
- a CDS encoding serine O-acetyltransferase, which translates to MATDFQQKERLPEITDRIVETYHELDRIHHLGHCPLPSQDAVIEAAQELKELIFPGYRRRQNLHMGNVVYHVGNIVDSLHDILTTQIGRALRHQYVQTHGADCEKLPSIDFEAEGQKKTMLFLETIPEIRRALSTDVQAALDGDPAASCADEIIFCYPGLEAITIYRIAHELYELDVPIIPRMLSEWAHSQTGIDIHPGATIGHSFFIDHGTGVVIGETCEIAEHVKVYQGVTLGAVSFPKDSEGRIIREQKRHPTIEKGVVIYANATILGGDTIIGQDAVIGASVSLMKSVVPNTIVTIEKPSLRFREAS; encoded by the coding sequence ATGGCTACGGATTTTCAACAAAAAGAGCGACTTCCTGAAATTACCGATCGAATCGTAGAGACCTATCATGAACTGGACAGAATTCATCATTTAGGGCACTGCCCACTACCCAGTCAGGATGCAGTAATCGAAGCTGCTCAGGAACTGAAGGAATTGATCTTTCCAGGTTATCGCCGCCGTCAAAATCTGCATATGGGAAATGTGGTCTACCATGTGGGAAATATCGTTGATTCTCTGCACGATATTCTGACAACGCAGATAGGGCGTGCCTTAAGACACCAGTATGTTCAAACACATGGCGCTGATTGTGAAAAGCTGCCCAGTATTGATTTCGAAGCAGAAGGCCAAAAGAAAACGATGCTGTTTCTGGAGACCATTCCTGAAATCAGGCGAGCTCTTTCAACTGACGTGCAGGCAGCCCTGGATGGTGATCCGGCCGCATCCTGTGCCGATGAAATCATCTTTTGCTATCCGGGTCTGGAAGCGATTACCATTTATCGAATTGCACACGAGCTTTACGAATTGGATGTTCCCATCATTCCTCGTATGTTATCGGAGTGGGCACATTCACAGACGGGAATTGATATTCACCCCGGTGCTACCATTGGCCATTCGTTCTTTATTGATCACGGTACCGGTGTTGTGATTGGTGAGACATGCGAAATTGCCGAGCATGTGAAAGTTTATCAGGGGGTTACGTTGGGAGCGGTTAGTTTTCCCAAGGACTCAGAAGGTCGCATTATTCGCGAACAGAAACGCCATCCCACTATCGAAAAGGGAGTCGTCATTTATGCGAATGCAACCATTCTGGGAGGCGATACCATCATCGGCCAGGATGCCGTCATTGGGGCGAGTGTCTCTTTGATGAAAAGCGTCGTCCCCAATACGATTGTCACAATCGAAAAACCTTCACTTCGATTTCGTGAAGCATCCTGA
- a CDS encoding CPBP family intramembrane glutamic endopeptidase, whose translation MTQNKHSQSEMTLAVDSYWLEARQPLVCLVFLAPLLVIYELGVISMGGNQPELIRNGADYWMRSWLSQLGFTHTFLLPCLIVGTLLIWHVCCKYPWKISAETLLGMFAESLLFAFCLIILGQVQDLAFQQLPEPTMMFIERESASRVVSFVGAGVYEEVMFRLLLLPLCYLLFRGMMLKVRWSAVLAIISTSLIFSLAHYIGATGDQFSLFSFTFRTVAGLFFAGLFFLRGFGITVGAHATYDIIVGVMLVSGP comes from the coding sequence ATGACGCAAAATAAACATTCTCAAAGCGAAATGACTCTAGCCGTTGATAGCTATTGGTTAGAGGCCAGGCAGCCACTTGTCTGTCTGGTATTTCTTGCGCCGTTGTTGGTGATCTATGAATTGGGGGTGATCTCCATGGGAGGGAACCAACCGGAATTGATTCGCAATGGTGCCGACTATTGGATGCGAAGCTGGCTCTCTCAACTGGGGTTCACACATACCTTTTTACTGCCTTGCCTGATTGTGGGCACACTGCTGATTTGGCACGTCTGTTGTAAATACCCCTGGAAAATTTCTGCAGAAACTTTGCTGGGAATGTTTGCGGAGAGTCTGTTGTTCGCTTTCTGTTTGATCATATTGGGGCAGGTACAGGATTTGGCTTTTCAACAATTACCCGAGCCAACGATGATGTTCATCGAACGAGAATCCGCTTCGCGCGTCGTCAGTTTTGTTGGTGCAGGCGTTTATGAGGAAGTGATGTTTCGTCTCTTATTGCTGCCTCTCTGTTATCTGCTCTTCAGAGGTATGATGCTGAAAGTACGCTGGTCTGCCGTCCTGGCGATCATTTCGACCAGCCTTATCTTTTCACTGGCTCATTATATTGGTGCCACCGGAGATCAGTTTTCTCTGTTCAGCTTCACATTTCGGACCGTAGCTGGTCTCTTTTTTGCCGGTCTCTTTTTTCTCCGGGGGTTTGGAATCACCGTCGGCGCGCATGCAACCTACGATATCATCGTCGGTGTGATGCTGGTCAGTGGTCCCTGA